A genomic segment from Luteibacter aegosomatis encodes:
- a CDS encoding epoxide hydrolase family protein, protein MSSAYAPPSSRASIARRALAIALGFALLGPAVHVQAADAVAETTTTTKVDESIRPFHVHVPQEQLDDLRRRIADTRWPDKETVNDESQGIQLARVQELVKYWGTGYDWRKAEARLNALPQFVTTIDGVDIQFIHVRSRNPHALPVLLTHGWPGSTFEFLKTIGPLTDPTAYGGRAEDAFDVIIPSIPGYGFSGKPTDLGWGPERTARAWDVLMKRLGYAHYVSQGGDHGSVISDALARQAPKGLLAIHLNMPATIPGDLVKPINAGDPAPASLKPDERAAYQSLSTFFGRNAAYGALMVTRPQTIGYSLADSPAGLAAWMYEKFAQWSDSDGVPERVLSRDEMLDDITLYWLTNTGASSSRFYWENNNNNFSAVAQKTHDIKVPVAISVFPKEIYRAPKSWSEQAYPSLYYYHQVTKGGHFAAWEQPQAFAEELRAAFRSVR, encoded by the coding sequence ATGTCATCCGCCTACGCCCCGCCCTCTTCCCGTGCGTCCATCGCCCGGCGCGCCCTCGCCATCGCGCTCGGCTTCGCCCTGCTGGGCCCCGCCGTCCATGTCCAGGCAGCCGACGCCGTCGCGGAAACGACCACGACCACGAAAGTCGACGAAAGCATCCGGCCTTTCCACGTCCACGTACCCCAGGAACAGCTCGACGACCTGCGCCGCCGCATCGCCGACACCCGCTGGCCGGACAAGGAAACCGTCAACGACGAGTCGCAGGGCATCCAGTTGGCACGCGTCCAGGAACTGGTGAAGTACTGGGGCACCGGTTACGACTGGCGCAAGGCGGAAGCCCGGCTCAACGCCCTGCCCCAGTTCGTGACGACCATCGACGGCGTGGACATCCAGTTCATCCACGTGCGCTCGCGCAACCCGCACGCCCTGCCCGTGCTCCTGACGCACGGCTGGCCCGGCTCGACGTTCGAGTTTCTCAAGACCATCGGCCCGCTCACCGATCCGACCGCGTACGGCGGCCGCGCGGAAGATGCCTTCGACGTGATCATCCCCTCCATCCCCGGCTACGGTTTCTCCGGCAAGCCCACCGACCTGGGCTGGGGCCCGGAGCGTACCGCCAGGGCCTGGGATGTGCTGATGAAGCGATTGGGCTACGCGCACTACGTGTCGCAAGGCGGTGACCACGGCTCGGTCATTTCCGACGCGCTCGCACGACAGGCGCCTAAGGGCCTGCTCGCCATCCACCTCAACATGCCGGCCACGATTCCCGGCGATCTCGTCAAGCCGATCAATGCCGGCGATCCGGCCCCGGCCAGCCTGAAACCCGACGAACGCGCCGCCTACCAGTCGCTGAGCACGTTCTTCGGCCGCAACGCCGCTTACGGCGCCCTGATGGTCACTCGCCCGCAGACCATCGGTTACTCGCTGGCGGATTCCCCGGCGGGACTCGCCGCATGGATGTACGAGAAGTTCGCCCAGTGGAGCGACAGCGACGGCGTGCCGGAACGCGTTCTGTCGCGCGACGAGATGCTCGACGACATCACCCTGTACTGGCTGACCAACACCGGTGCGTCGTCGTCGCGGTTCTACTGGGAAAACAACAACAATAACTTCAGCGCCGTGGCGCAGAAGACGCACGACATCAAGGTTCCCGTCGCGATCAGCGTCTTTCCGAAGGAAATCTATCGCGCGCCGAAGAGTTGGAGCGAGCAGGCGTACCCCAGTCTGTATTACTACCACCAGGTGACCAAGGGCGGACATTTCGCCGCCTGGGAACAGCCGCAAGCGTTCGCCGAGGAGTTGCGCGCGGCGTTCAGGTCGGTGCGCTGA